Proteins co-encoded in one Actinomadura luteofluorescens genomic window:
- a CDS encoding PadR family transcriptional regulator, with the protein MSLRNAVLATLLEGEASGYDLSKSFDAGVANFWMATPQQLYRELDKMAADGLIQARVVQQERRPNKRLFSLTEAGRRALHEFTARPPRPGAMREELMVQVQAVDAGDAEAVMAALRERRSWAESKIARFERLQARFLNGRTEEDYLATADRIGPYLTLMRGLAFERENLRWCEETLTILDRRTSTLKS; encoded by the coding sequence ATGTCGTTGCGGAACGCGGTCCTCGCCACGCTTCTGGAAGGTGAGGCGTCCGGGTACGACCTGTCCAAGAGCTTCGACGCCGGCGTGGCCAACTTCTGGATGGCCACCCCCCAGCAGCTCTACCGGGAGCTCGACAAGATGGCCGCCGACGGACTGATCCAGGCGCGGGTCGTCCAGCAGGAACGCCGTCCCAACAAGCGCCTGTTCTCCCTCACCGAGGCCGGCCGCCGCGCCCTGCACGAGTTCACCGCCAGGCCCCCGCGCCCCGGCGCGATGCGCGAGGAGCTGATGGTGCAGGTCCAGGCGGTGGACGCGGGGGACGCCGAGGCCGTCATGGCCGCTCTGCGGGAGCGCCGGTCCTGGGCAGAATCCAAGATCGCCCGCTTCGAGCGGCTCCAGGCCCGCTTCCTGAACGGCCGCACCGAAGAGGACTACCTGGCCACCGCCGACCGCATCGGCCCCTACCTCACCCTCATGCGCGGCCTGGCGTTCGAGCGCGAGAACCTCCGCTGGTGCGAGGAGACCCTGACCATCCTCGACCGCCGCACCAGCACCCTCAAGAGCTGA
- a CDS encoding carboxymuconolactone decarboxylase family protein: protein MRLDILDHGYSPKTKLLFALIRLISRHPVPDAAKLVFYRPDFYGARAKAFTHEAMRGPSDWSVGDRELMAAFVSQVNETAFCVRAHTATASRAYQDGPRVAAVLADLESAPIEEPLRATLRMLGKLTREGTIGAEDMREVLAAGASPRQIEDALAVCAAFNVTDRLADAFGFALLTPEGFEAGADHLLRRGYR, encoded by the coding sequence ATGCGGCTTGACATCCTCGACCACGGCTACAGCCCCAAGACCAAGCTGCTGTTCGCGCTCATCCGACTGATCTCCAGGCACCCGGTGCCCGACGCCGCCAAGCTGGTCTTCTACCGTCCCGACTTCTACGGCGCCCGGGCCAAGGCGTTCACCCATGAGGCGATGCGCGGGCCCTCCGACTGGTCGGTGGGCGACCGGGAGCTGATGGCGGCCTTCGTCTCCCAGGTGAACGAGACCGCGTTCTGCGTCCGCGCCCACACCGCGACCGCAAGCCGCGCGTACCAGGACGGACCACGCGTGGCGGCCGTGCTGGCCGACCTGGAATCCGCCCCCATCGAGGAGCCGCTCCGGGCCACCCTGCGGATGCTCGGCAAACTGACGCGTGAAGGAACGATCGGCGCGGAGGACATGCGGGAAGTGCTGGCCGCAGGCGCCTCACCCAGGCAGATCGAGGACGCGCTCGCGGTCTGCGCCGCCTTCAACGTCACCGACCGCCTCGCCGACGCCTTCGGCTTCGCACTGCTCACCCCCGAAGGCTTCGAGGCGGGGGCCGACCACCTGCTCAGACGCGGCTACCGCTAG
- a CDS encoding RNA polymerase sigma factor has protein sequence MNPSLVRELVPAVIGVLVRRGADFASAEDAVQEALIRALETWPDDPPRDAKAWLVAAAWRKFLDAARAEKSRRGREQTVKVEPPAGPVPGTDDSLWLYFLCAHPSLSPGSAAALTLRAVGGLTTRQIAAAYLVPEATMAQRISRAKRSIAGLPLDRPGDLATVLRVLYLVFNEGYGGDVDLVAEAIRLTRQLAASTDEPEVAGLLALMLLHHARRASRLGPGGRLVPLGEQDRSRWDTGLIAEGVTILQAALARDRLGEYQAQAAIAALHADAPAAAETDWVQIVEWYDELLHLTGSPVVRLNRAVAVGEADGPQAGLAELSKVDPGLPRFTAVRAYLLERAGDLARAAELYAEASRAATSLPERDHLTREAARVRQALRS, from the coding sequence GTGAACCCGTCGCTCGTGCGCGAGCTCGTGCCCGCGGTGATCGGAGTGCTGGTCCGCCGCGGCGCCGACTTCGCGTCCGCCGAGGACGCCGTGCAGGAAGCCCTGATCCGCGCGCTGGAGACCTGGCCGGACGATCCGCCGCGCGATGCGAAGGCCTGGCTCGTCGCCGCCGCGTGGCGCAAGTTCCTCGACGCCGCCCGCGCCGAGAAGTCGCGGCGGGGAAGGGAACAGACCGTGAAGGTCGAGCCGCCGGCAGGACCGGTGCCGGGCACGGACGACTCGCTGTGGCTCTACTTCCTGTGCGCGCACCCGTCCCTGTCCCCAGGTTCGGCCGCCGCGCTGACGCTGCGCGCGGTCGGCGGCCTGACGACGCGGCAGATCGCGGCGGCCTACCTCGTCCCCGAGGCGACCATGGCGCAGCGGATCAGCCGGGCCAAGCGGAGCATCGCGGGGCTGCCGCTCGACCGGCCCGGCGACCTGGCGACGGTGCTGCGGGTCCTGTACCTCGTCTTCAACGAGGGATACGGCGGGGACGTCGATCTGGTGGCCGAGGCGATCCGCCTGACCCGCCAGCTCGCCGCCTCCACCGACGAGCCCGAGGTCGCGGGCCTGCTGGCGCTGATGCTGCTGCACCATGCGCGGCGCGCGTCCCGCCTCGGCCCGGGCGGACGCCTGGTGCCGCTCGGTGAGCAGGACCGGTCCCGTTGGGACACCGGCCTCATCGCCGAGGGCGTGACGATCCTCCAGGCGGCGCTCGCCCGCGACCGGCTGGGCGAATACCAGGCGCAGGCCGCGATCGCCGCCCTGCACGCGGATGCCCCGGCCGCCGCCGAGACGGACTGGGTGCAGATCGTGGAGTGGTACGACGAACTGCTGCACCTCACCGGCAGCCCGGTGGTGCGCCTCAACCGCGCGGTCGCGGTCGGCGAGGCCGACGGCCCGCAGGCGGGCCTGGCGGAGCTGAGCAAGGTGGATCCGGGCCTGCCCCGCTTCACCGCCGTACGCGCCTACCTCCTCGAACGCGCGGGCGATCTTGCGCGGGCCGCCGAGCTGTACGCCGAGGCTTCCCGCGCGGCCACCAGCTTGCCGGAGCGAGACCACCTGACCCGCGAGGCGGCGCGGGTGCGGCAGGCACTGCGCTCCTAG
- a CDS encoding MmcQ/YjbR family DNA-binding protein produces MRGDDRPARVEDVHELAQGMPHVTVEYGKSGNAVYQVGRKSFVFFRTPRPDAGDPATGERYPDVIVFWVPSESDKEALVQDRASPFFTTPHFNGHRSVLVRACRLGELTLRELTEVVQDAWLSQASRRRGEAWLRDHPAADPQVPPHRS; encoded by the coding sequence ATGCGGGGAGACGACCGTCCTGCTCGGGTCGAGGACGTGCACGAGCTGGCACAGGGAATGCCGCACGTCACGGTGGAGTACGGCAAGAGCGGGAACGCCGTCTACCAAGTGGGACGCAAGTCGTTCGTGTTCTTCCGCACCCCTCGTCCCGACGCGGGCGACCCCGCCACGGGCGAGCGCTACCCGGACGTGATCGTCTTCTGGGTGCCTTCCGAGTCCGACAAGGAAGCCCTGGTGCAGGACCGGGCGTCGCCGTTCTTCACGACCCCGCATTTCAACGGCCACCGCTCGGTGCTCGTGCGGGCGTGCCGCCTCGGCGAGCTCACGCTGCGGGAACTCACCGAGGTCGTCCAGGACGCGTGGCTCTCGCAGGCGTCGCGCAGGCGCGGGGAGGCCTGGCTCCGCGACCATCCGGCCGCTGATCCTCAGGTGCCGCCCCACCGGTCCTGA
- a CDS encoding pyridoxamine 5'-phosphate oxidase family protein, which produces MEQNEIDEILDRPYSRELLARDLTRLAYVAKDGTPRNVPIGFTWNGSEIVMCTATNAPKLRALRHRPEVALTIDTEVHPPKILLIRGRAELDVVDGIPEEYLQMNGSYEMTAEQRVEWEAGVRSLYDGMVRIVVTPTWVKLIDFETTLPTAVEELVRRQAERQNA; this is translated from the coding sequence ATGGAGCAGAACGAGATCGACGAGATCCTCGACCGCCCGTACAGCAGGGAGCTGCTGGCCCGCGACCTGACCCGGCTGGCCTACGTCGCCAAGGACGGCACGCCCCGCAACGTGCCGATCGGGTTCACCTGGAACGGCTCGGAGATCGTCATGTGCACCGCGACGAACGCCCCGAAGCTGCGCGCCCTGCGGCATCGCCCCGAGGTCGCGCTGACCATCGACACCGAGGTCCACCCGCCGAAGATCCTGCTCATCCGGGGGCGCGCCGAACTCGACGTCGTCGACGGCATCCCGGAGGAGTACCTCCAGATGAACGGCAGCTACGAGATGACGGCCGAGCAGCGTGTCGAGTGGGAGGCCGGGGTCCGCTCGCTCTACGACGGCATGGTCCGGATCGTCGTCACCCCGACCTGGGTGAAGCTCATCGACTTCGAGACGACCCTGCCCACCGCGGTGGAGGAACTGGTCCGGCGACAGGCCGAACGCCAGAACGCCTGA
- a CDS encoding NAD(P)-dependent oxidoreductase codes for MDNDTDIPVTVIGLGLMGQALAGAFLKAGHPTTVWNRTTSKAERLVAEGARLAPTAGDALQAGSLTIICLTDHQAVQEVLDATEVDGTTLVNLTSGSSAQAREAARWAERRGARYLDGAIMAVPPAIGTAEAVILHSGPRPVFDAHEPALGALGTVVHLGGDPGLASLYDVAGLAMMWNVLNAWLHGTALLGTAGVDAATYAPFAQQIATVVAGWLPGYAEQIDRGAYPAEVSALETDARAMAHLVEESEAAGVDTGLPKLIKAMADRSIAAGHGAEQYPVLIDEFRTPTHKKINDRDTPEP; via the coding sequence ATGGACAACGACACCGACATCCCCGTGACGGTCATCGGCCTCGGCCTGATGGGTCAGGCACTGGCCGGCGCGTTCCTCAAGGCCGGACATCCCACGACCGTATGGAATCGCACGACCTCCAAGGCCGAGCGGCTGGTGGCCGAAGGCGCACGACTGGCGCCGACGGCCGGCGACGCGCTCCAGGCCGGCTCCCTGACGATCATCTGCCTCACCGACCACCAGGCCGTGCAGGAGGTACTCGACGCCACCGAGGTGGACGGCACGACGCTGGTCAACCTCACCTCGGGCAGTTCGGCCCAGGCCCGCGAAGCCGCCCGATGGGCCGAGCGGCGCGGCGCCCGCTACCTGGACGGCGCCATCATGGCCGTCCCACCGGCGATCGGGACCGCCGAAGCGGTGATCCTGCACAGCGGGCCGCGACCGGTCTTCGACGCGCACGAGCCGGCGCTCGGCGCGCTCGGTACCGTCGTCCACCTCGGCGGGGACCCCGGGCTCGCGTCCCTGTACGACGTGGCCGGCCTGGCCATGATGTGGAACGTGCTGAACGCCTGGCTCCACGGCACCGCCCTCCTCGGGACGGCCGGCGTCGACGCCGCGACATATGCGCCGTTCGCGCAGCAGATCGCCACCGTGGTGGCCGGATGGCTCCCGGGCTACGCCGAGCAGATCGACCGCGGCGCCTACCCGGCGGAGGTGTCGGCCCTGGAGACCGACGCGCGGGCGATGGCGCACCTGGTCGAGGAGAGCGAGGCGGCCGGCGTCGACACCGGGCTGCCGAAGCTGATCAAGGCGATGGCCGACCGCTCGATCGCCGCCGGACACGGAGCGGAGCAGTACCCCGTCCTCATTGACGAGTTCCGCACCCCCACGCACAAGAAGATCAACGACCGCGACACCCCTGAGCCCTGA
- a CDS encoding MerR family transcriptional regulator, producing the protein MRIGELSRRTGVRAHQLRYYEAQGLLEADRGTNGYREYDDAAVVRVKQIRHLLGAGLSSEDIAYLLPCAVGEAPELLGCPELLDAMRTRMRRLDDQMERLARSRDALAGYIDAAERTDGEAPPLFACVEPLSA; encoded by the coding sequence ATGCGGATCGGAGAGCTGAGCCGCCGGACGGGCGTCAGGGCCCATCAGTTGCGGTACTACGAGGCGCAGGGCCTGCTGGAGGCGGATCGCGGCACGAACGGGTACCGCGAGTACGACGACGCGGCCGTGGTGCGGGTGAAGCAGATCCGGCACCTGCTCGGTGCCGGACTGTCCTCCGAGGACATCGCGTATCTGCTGCCCTGCGCGGTCGGCGAGGCGCCGGAGCTGCTCGGGTGCCCCGAACTGCTGGACGCGATGCGGACGCGGATGCGGCGACTCGACGATCAGATGGAGAGGCTCGCTCGATCCCGCGACGCTCTCGCCGGCTACATCGACGCCGCCGAGCGAACGGACGGCGAGGCGCCTCCCCTCTTCGCGTGCGTCGAGCCCCTTTCCGCCTGA
- a CDS encoding nuclear transport factor 2 family protein, whose translation MHPFRRAVEAGDTAAIAGLLADDAVFTSPVVFRPYHGKAITAAIVRAAARVFEDIRYVREIVGADGRDHALLFQATVNGREVHGCDFLHLDEDGLIDELTVMVRPLSGATALAEAMGAQFEQIEREVLSS comes from the coding sequence ATGCATCCGTTCAGGCGAGCGGTGGAGGCCGGGGACACGGCGGCGATCGCGGGCCTGCTGGCCGACGACGCCGTGTTCACCAGCCCCGTCGTGTTCCGGCCGTACCACGGCAAGGCCATCACGGCGGCGATCGTGCGAGCCGCGGCGCGGGTGTTCGAGGACATCCGCTACGTGCGGGAGATCGTCGGCGCGGACGGCCGCGACCACGCGCTCCTGTTCCAGGCGACCGTGAACGGCCGCGAGGTGCACGGGTGCGACTTCCTCCACCTGGACGAGGACGGCCTGATCGACGAGCTGACGGTGATGGTGCGCCCGCTGTCGGGGGCCACCGCGCTGGCCGAGGCGATGGGCGCGCAGTTCGAGCAGATCGAGCGCGAGGTCCTCAGCTCCTGA
- a CDS encoding YciI family protein — protein MAKYLLLKHYRGAPAAVNDVQMDQWTTEELTAHVQYMEDFVARLEATGEYVENQALSPQGTFVRSDGEGRPPVTDGPFAETKDLIAGWMVIDVESYERALEVAAELSAAPGAGGRPVQEWLELRPFYTAMCTVTE, from the coding sequence ATGGCCAAATACCTGCTGCTCAAGCACTACCGGGGTGCGCCCGCGGCGGTCAACGACGTGCAGATGGACCAGTGGACCACGGAGGAGCTCACGGCCCACGTCCAGTACATGGAGGATTTCGTCGCGCGGCTGGAGGCCACCGGCGAGTACGTCGAGAACCAGGCGCTCTCCCCGCAGGGCACGTTCGTCCGCTCGGACGGCGAGGGCCGCCCGCCCGTCACCGACGGCCCGTTCGCGGAGACCAAGGACCTGATCGCCGGCTGGATGGTGATCGACGTCGAGAGCTACGAGCGCGCGCTCGAGGTGGCCGCCGAACTGTCCGCGGCGCCCGGCGCGGGCGGGAGGCCGGTCCAGGAGTGGCTCGAGCTGCGGCCGTTCTACACCGCGATGTGCACCGTGACCGAGTGA
- a CDS encoding LysR family transcriptional regulator, which yields MELRQLGYFVAVAEERHFTRAAERVQVAQPAVSQQIRRLEAEVGEPLFRRDRRSVALTAAGEALLPHARAMLAEAANAKESIAALSGLLTGSLAVGLVQPLPDQRVLALLGAFHRRHPRIRLTLREDETDGLIAALTTGELDAAIVGQGPADPPLAAEMTPHVIAREDVVVALHPDHPLAARDSLTLHDLREEPLVTAPRTSKLRTNIEAACGRFGFVPNVVAETRDLTLVRQLVLQRIGLAVLPESALQGPPVLARVPLARPSLERRIVLAARPHHASPAGRAFLAMAHRRLLPDQPGTVT from the coding sequence ATGGAACTTCGGCAGCTCGGGTACTTCGTCGCCGTCGCCGAGGAACGCCACTTCACCCGCGCGGCCGAGCGCGTCCAGGTGGCCCAGCCGGCGGTCAGCCAGCAGATCCGCCGCCTGGAGGCCGAGGTGGGCGAGCCGCTGTTCCGGCGCGACCGGCGCTCCGTCGCGCTGACCGCCGCCGGGGAGGCGCTGCTCCCGCACGCCCGCGCCATGCTCGCCGAGGCCGCCAACGCCAAGGAGTCGATCGCCGCGCTGTCCGGGCTGCTCACCGGCAGCCTCGCGGTCGGGCTGGTCCAGCCGCTGCCCGACCAGCGGGTGCTCGCCCTGCTGGGCGCCTTCCACCGCCGCCATCCGCGGATCCGCCTCACCCTCCGCGAGGACGAGACCGACGGCCTGATCGCCGCCTTGACCACCGGCGAGCTCGACGCGGCCATCGTCGGCCAGGGCCCCGCCGACCCCCCGCTCGCCGCCGAGATGACCCCGCACGTGATCGCCCGGGAGGACGTCGTGGTCGCCCTGCACCCCGACCACCCCCTCGCGGCCCGGGACTCCCTCACCCTCCACGATTTGCGGGAGGAGCCGCTGGTGACGGCGCCCCGCACCAGCAAGCTCCGCACCAACATCGAGGCCGCCTGCGGCCGGTTCGGCTTCGTCCCGAACGTGGTCGCCGAGACCCGTGACCTGACCCTCGTGCGCCAGCTCGTCCTGCAGCGGATCGGCCTTGCCGTCCTCCCCGAATCCGCGCTCCAAGGCCCACCCGTGCTCGCCCGTGTCCCGCTCGCCCGTCCGTCGCTGGAGCGCCGGATCGTCCTCGCCGCCCGTCCCCACCACGCCAGCCCCGCCGGCCGAGCCTTCCTCGCCATGGCGCACCGCCGCCTCCTGCCCGACCAGCCCGGCACGGTGACGTGA